The Phormidium sp. PBR-2020 DNA segment ATCTCGAATATCTGAAAACAAAATCGACATTTTCTTCTCAACTGCCTGACCGAGTTCCACATCAACCAAGCTTTCATAGCCCAAAAACGAGAGAAACTCATGGGGAACAAAGCGAGCCGCCGCATCGGTTAATTGCACCTCCATATTCAGCGCCCGATCCAAATTCTGATTCACCTGAAACAGCTCCTGTGTCGCCCGTGCCTGCTCCGCCTCAGCCTGGCGACGGGAGGTAATATCCTGAAAGGCCACCACGGCAAAGGTGACATCTCCCTGACGATTAAAAATTGGCGCCCCCCACATTTCTAAAGGAAGACGCTTTCCCAGCAAGTCCACATCCAGAGTATTGCCCTGGGAATGTTGCCCCTGTAAGGCTCGCCAAGCGGGGGTTTGCTCCAGAGGAAAGGGTTGGTCAGTCCCGGCAATATAGGCCACAGGGGCCTGACGCATCTCATCCATACTCCCAGGAACCCCAATCTGCCCCAAAATTTGATCGGCCATCGCATTGGCATAATGGACCGTGCCATCCTGGTTCAGCACAGAAATACCAAGCGGTAAAGCTTCGAGAAACTGCAACAGACGGCGATCGCTCTCATACTGTCGTTCGCGAATCAGGCCCGTTGCCGTACTTAACCCCGTCCCAAACAGAGCCACAATGGGGGCAATCACCGGCAGCCACCAGCCGAGGAGAAACAACAGATAACTCAGCAAGACCGGTAAACTTCCCGTCAACACTAAAGTTCCCCCCAACCAGAGCCAACGGAGTGTGCGAGACTTGCCGCTCAATTGGCATTCCCCCAACAAGCGATGGGAGACAATCACACCCGTGATGGCCCAAATTAACGTCCAAAGCACTTCCTGCCAACCGGAAATCCACCGCAATAAGGGTCGCCCCTCTAACGCCGCTCTGATAATTTCACTAATAAAATTCCCTTGCACTACCAAACTCGAACTGGCAGACTTCGAGTCTCTGGCACTGTAGGGAGTATACACACTTTGCTGCAAGCTCTGAGCCACGGTGCCAATGAGGACGATTTTACCGTCGAGAGCCTCAGGCGAGAAGCGATTCGCCAGCACATCCTGGATCGAGATCGAAACAAATTGTTCCCGGTCGCCGCGATAGTTGGCCAGAATTTGGTAGCCCCCAGCATTCATCCGACCATAGCCACTTTCGCCACCTCGTAAGGGGATAAAGCGAGCCTGACCCAACTCCATGATGCTCCGTTGGGGGTCGACAACAGTCAGCGCTAGGTCATGCTCCTGGCGTAGATAGAATAAGCTCACCTGAGCTGCAAAACTCAGTTGCACCTGATCCTCTGCATCGGGATGAGAGAGGAGACTGCGGCGTATCTTACCATCTTGGTCTCGCACAAAATCCGCAAAGCCAATCAAGCCTCGTTCGGCGAGGACAGGGGGTGGAGCCACAGGAGCGCCGATGAGCTTATGAACGCCAATTAGGTTCGGGAGCGTCCCCATGAGTTGGTCTAACTCCTCAGACCCTGGAGAGACGGGCAAATCTCGATAGATATTCAGACCGATGACAGCGGGGTTGCTTGCGGCGAGATTAGCAATGGTTTGGGCCAGAATGCGATCGCTGACGGGCCATCCTCCCAACTCTCTCAGGTCATTCTCATCAATGGTGACTAAGACAATGTGAGTCTCGGGGGCTTCTGGAGGACGTAGGCGAAAATAGTTATCTAATGTTGCCCATTCGAGCAGTTGAAATAGCCCCTGATATTCCAAGACAATCACAGCAACCATCACCATTAGAAGTGACAAAATCGTATGTCGCCAGTGATTACCTTGTGCCCATCGAGGTCTTTGCATGAACAGATTCGTCGGTGCAGTATAGTCCAATTCGGATAATGCGAGAGGATGCACCCTGCAATTGAGGGGACGTTGGGGACAAACGGGGTCTCGCTTCCACTATATCGGTCTGTTGGCTCTCTCGCTGTGGTGGAACCCAAACTGGCGCTAACTTAGCCGAGACTTAGGTTTAGAACTCCAGGAAGGCTTCCCTGGCGAGTTGGCCGAGGCCAACGGTGGTCAAGAGATTCGTCCAGCTTTCGAGTAATTGTGGATTCTCCGGCGTCTGACGATACTCTTGGGCCAACACATTGAGGGTGTCGT contains these protein-coding regions:
- a CDS encoding CHASE2 domain-containing protein, with amino-acid sequence MVMVAVIVLEYQGLFQLLEWATLDNYFRLRPPEAPETHIVLVTIDENDLRELGGWPVSDRILAQTIANLAASNPAVIGLNIYRDLPVSPGSEELDQLMGTLPNLIGVHKLIGAPVAPPPVLAERGLIGFADFVRDQDGKIRRSLLSHPDAEDQVQLSFAAQVSLFYLRQEHDLALTVVDPQRSIMELGQARFIPLRGGESGYGRMNAGGYQILANYRGDREQFVSISIQDVLANRFSPEALDGKIVLIGTVAQSLQQSVYTPYSARDSKSASSSLVVQGNFISEIIRAALEGRPLLRWISGWQEVLWTLIWAITGVIVSHRLLGECQLSGKSRTLRWLWLGGTLVLTGSLPVLLSYLLFLLGWWLPVIAPIVALFGTGLSTATGLIRERQYESDRRLLQFLEALPLGISVLNQDGTVHYANAMADQILGQIGVPGSMDEMRQAPVAYIAGTDQPFPLEQTPAWRALQGQHSQGNTLDVDLLGKRLPLEMWGAPIFNRQGDVTFAVVAFQDITSRRQAEAEQARATQELFQVNQNLDRALNMEVQLTDAAARFVPHEFLSFLGYESLVDVELGQAVEKKMSILFSDIRDFTSLSEGMSLEDNFKFINAYLSRMEPTISENNGFIDKYIGDAIMALFGGGADDAVRAAIAMLDRLTEYNTTRQRPGRLPIRIGIGINTGSLMLGIVGGQHHLDTTVISDAVNLASRIEGLTKIYGTPILISHDTFLHLEDTNNYMIRLIDRVSVKGKSEKVSVFEVFDADPPEIKCAKLAERTHFEQAVFLYHVQDYAGAKKGFQHCLNKIKHDRPCEIYLERCAQFEKAPWITETDPNDSI